Proteins from a single region of Equus asinus isolate D_3611 breed Donkey chromosome 17, EquAss-T2T_v2, whole genome shotgun sequence:
- the LOC106844057 gene encoding olfactory receptor 5M5, which yields MIRRNSTLVTEFVLLGLTDRPELQPILFTLFLAIYLITVGGNLGMLVLIRVDSRLHTPMYFFLASLSCLDLCYSTNVTPKMLVNFLSEKKTISYVACLVQCYFFIAMVITEYYMLAVMAYDRYMAICNPLLYSSKMSKGVCIRLIAGPYVYGFLSALLETMWTYRLIFCGPNIINHFYCADPPLIRLSCSDTFIKETSMFVVAGFNLSNSLLIILISYIFILFVILRMHSAEGRHKAFSTCGSHLLSVTVFYGTLFCMYVRPPTDKSVEQSKIIAVFYTFVSPMLNPIIYSLRNKDVKQAFQKLIRKNVHLK from the coding sequence ATGATCAGAAGAAATTCCACCTTGGTGACTGAATTTGTTCTCTTGGGATTAACGGATCGTCCAGAGCTTCAGCCCATCCTCTTCACGTTATTTCTGGCGATCTACTTGATCACCGTTGGGGGGAATCTTGGGATGTTGGTATTGATCAGAGTAGATTCACgcctccacactcccatgtacttctttcttgCCAGTCTGTCATGCTTGGATTTGTGTTATTCCACTAACGTGACTCCAAAGATGCTGGTGAACTTCTTATCAGAGAAGAAAACCATTTCTTACGTTGCTTGTTTAGTCCAGTGTTATTTTTTCATTGCCATGGTGATTACTGAATATTACATGTTAGCTGTAATGGCTTATGATAGATACATGGCCATCTGCAACCCTTTGCTTTACAGCAGCAAGATGTCCAAAGGGGTCTGTATTCGCCTCATTGCTGGTCCATATGTCTATGGGTTCCTTAGTGCTCTGTTGGAAACCATGTGGACGTACCGCTTGATCTTCTGTGGCCCTAATATCATTAATCACTTCTATTGTGCTGATCCACCCCTCATCCGACTCTCCTGTTCTGACACTTTTATTAAGGAGACATCCATGTTTGTGGTAGCAGGATTTAACCTCTCTAACTCCCTCCTCATAATCCTTATCTCCTATATCTTCATTCTCTTTGTCATCCTGAGGATGCATTCTGCTGAAGGCAGGCATAAAGCATTTTCCACCTGTGGGTCCCATTTGTTGTCAGTGACTGtgttttatgggaccctgttctGCATGTATGTTAGACCTCCCACAGACAAATCAGTGGAGCAGTCCAAAATCATTGCTGTTTTTTACACTTTTGTAAGCCCTATGTTGAACCCCATCAtttatagtctgaggaacaaggatgtgaagcAAGCTTTTCAGAAATTGATCAGAAAAAATGTACATCTGAAGTAA
- the LOC106844109 gene encoding olfactory receptor 5M5-like: MLKKNYTAVTEFILLGLTDRAELQPVLFVIFLIIYLITVIGNTTMIFLIRSYPKLHTPMYFFLSHLSFVDLCYATSVTPQMLVNFLSKRKSISFTGCFIQFHFFIALGNTDYYMLTVMAYDRYVAICKPLSYSSKMSGCVCFSLVATPYIYGFVNGLAQTILMLHLSFCGPNEINHFYCADPPLLVLACSDTYVKETAMFVVAGSNLTCSLTIILISYIFIFTAILRMHSAEGRRKAFPTCGSHLTAVIIFYGTLFCMYLRPPSEASVEQGKIVAVFYIFVSPMLNPFIYSLRNKDVKRAMRKVIQKKLFAK; encoded by the coding sequence atgttaaagaaaaactACACAGCAGTGACTGAGTTCATTCTCCTGGGACTGACAGATCGAGCAGAGTTGCAGCCTGTCCTTTTTGTGATTTTCCTAATCATCTACCTTATCACAGTAATCGGCAACACGACCATGATTTTCTTAATCAGAAGTTACCCAAAACTTCACACtccaatgtacttcttcctcagtCATCTCTCCTTTGTAGATCTCTGTTATGCCACCAGTGTCACTCCTCAGATGCTAGTTAATTTTTTATCCAAGAGAAAAAGCATTTCCTTCACTGGTTGCTTCATACAATTCCACTTTTTCATTGCCCTGGGGAACACAGATTATTATATGCTCACAGTGATGGCTTATGACCGCtacgtggccatctgcaaacccttGTCGTACAGCAGCAAAATGTCTGgatgtgtttgtttctctcttgttGCTACTCCTTACATTTATGGCTTTGTAAATGGTCTGGCACAGACGATCCTGATGCTCCATCTCtccttctgtggacccaatgaAATCAATCACTTTTACTGTGCAGACCCTCCTCTCTTAGTTCTTGCCTGCTCAGATACTTATGTCAAAGAAACTGCCATGTTTGTGGTGGCTGGTTCCAACCTCACCTGTTCTCTCACCATCATCCTCATctcctacattttcattttcacagcCATTCTACGTATGCACTCTGCTGAGGGGAGACGCAAAGCCTTCCCAACCTGCGGGTCCCATCTGACAGCTGTCATTATCTTTTACGGGACTCTGTTCTGCATGTATCTGAGGCCCCCTTCTGAGGCATCTGTCGAACAAGGGAAAATTGTAGCTGTTTTTTATATCTTTGTGAGTCCTATGTTAAACCCTTTTATCTATAGCTTGAGGAACAAAGATGTTAAAAGAGCAATGAGGAAAGTGATCCAAAAGAAATTGTTTGCTAAATAG